The following nucleotide sequence is from Borrelia sp. A-FGy1.
TTCCCAAGATGTAAGAATAGTTTTTTCATTTTTATCAGTCAAGATGCATGCATAATATTTTTTCATATTGAATTTAAATTAACCTCCTAAGCACCAAACATTAGTTATGTTACAAGGTTTGCCAAAAATTTTTTCATTTGAGCGCTTTATTTCTATTTTGTCTACTATTTCTTTATTATATCCTATAAACTTTTCTTTAAGAGTTGGTTTAATGATTCTTTTTGGTAATACACTTGGGAATATGCCTGTTATTGTATATGACATGTAAAAATCATAGGCAGCTGCATTTATTTCTCCAGGTGTTACTATGCCGGATATTTCATAGTTCCTTGATACATTAAGTCCAGCTACTCTGTATATTCTATCAACTACCAATGAACAATAAGTTTTATGATGAATATCTTCAAGGTTAAATGAGTCAGCCCACATATTAGAAGAAAGTAGTGGAACCATATATCCAAAATTATTGTCAACATATCTATTTCTTCCAAAATTTATTGCCTTTTGGATAGTTTTTGTATCTGTTATAGGTGATAATATTTTTAATATTCTTGCTTGTACATAAGTCGAGAGTTTTTCATATCCAGATCCTTGGACAGATGCTGTTTCAAATTTAATTTGATTGCTTGTAATTACAGATTTTATATCAAAGCTATCTTCTCCTTTAAATGTAAATTTTTTTGTATTATCATACTTATTGGAATCGAATACTCCTACGTGTTGCCAAAAATAAAAAAATTCAGTCCAGTCGATTTTTGGTTTTATTAGTAATATATCTCCATTTGATAAAAGTGATCTTAGTTTCTGTGGTGTTATTTCTGAGTTTGTATCTGGGTCTATTATATTAGGGATTAAGTTATGATTGTTTTTGAAATTTAAATTTTTCTTTGATTGTGTTGAATTGTAAGAATTATTGTTTTCATCAGCAATTTTTTGTTTTTGAAGTATTTCTTTTATTTTGTTATTTTCAATTTTGAGAAAAAACATAAAGCGAATAAAGTATTGTTTATCTTTAAATTTTAATAATTGATTTGCTATTATGTGCGGAGTTATGTACTCTTTTCCATTTATTATATCTTTAGTTATAGAATAATTTATTGTGTCCTCTTTAGGAAAAAAAGAATTAATGTCTTTAAAAGGTATGTATCCTATATTTTTTTCGTGAAATATTTGTTCTAGCAACACTAAAATTTCTTTTTCTAGATACATTTGTGTTTCAGTTATTTCTGTTAATCTTTTACTAGCTGAATTTGAGTAAGTTTCGCTGGATTTTTTTATGAAGCTTGTGTCAATTTTGATATTTAAATATCCATTTATATTACTTTTTTCAAGAAATAATTTCCATTCTTGTGAGTTGTTTAGATGATTTTTATAGGCTAGTAGATAATTTTTTATTTCTTCTAATTTTTGAGGATTGATTTTTAATTCGATTGCCATCATTTTTAATGAATGGGGTTCTTCTGTTTGTTGTAATATTTTTTCGATTTTATTTATAGGTATATGATATTGAGTATGTGTCATATTAGTTACAATAGAAGGGCCAGAGATCGATTTATGTGTAAGAAATATGTTAGAATCAGTATAATTTTTTTGCGGACTATTTTTGAATAAAGCACAAGAATTTGCTAGTAAACAAATTACTAAGTTCAATATATATCGAAGATATTGCATGTTATTATTTTATCATATTTGATTAAATATTTTTTATAATAATTTTTATAATTTTTAATTATATTGATTTTTTATTATTTAAATTTTAATATGTAATTTAATTAAAAATTATTAACTTTTATAAAGGGGTTTTATTATGAAGTATTTAAAACCAATTAATGTATTTTCAGAAATAGGTCATTTAAAAAAAGTTTTGTTACATAGGCCTGGAGAAGAATTGGAAAATTTGACACCTTCAATAATGCATAGGTTATTGTTTGATGATATTCCTTATCTTGAAGTTGCCAGACAAGAACACGATGCTTTTGCAGATACTTTGAGAAATAATGGAGTTGAGGTTATCTATATTGAGGATTTAATTAGTGAAACTATTTCTAGTGATGATAAAATTAAAGATAAATTTATATCTCAGTTTATTCTTGAAGCAGGGATTAGAACAGAAAATAAAACTAAAGCTTTAAAAGATTATTTTTGTAATATGACTGTTAAAAATCTGATTTCAAAGATGATAGCGGGAGTTACTAGAGATGAATTTAAGAATTATAAATCAGATTCTCTTAATTATTTGGTAAACAGTGAATATCCTTTAATTACGGAACCTATGCCTAATTTACTATTTACTAGAGATCCTTTTTCAAGTATTGGTAATGGAGTGACAATAAATAGAATGAAATTTAAAACAAGAAGGAGGGAAACAATATTTGCAGACTATATTTTTAAGCATCATCCTATTTATAAAGAGAATGTACCTATATTGTTTACTAGAGACGAAGATACTACTTTAGAAGGTGGTGATGAGTTAGTTTTAAGTCGAGATGTTTTGGCTATTGGTATTTCTGAAAGAACTGAGTCTGAATCTGTTGAAAAAGTAGCTAAAAAAATTTTTAAAGCAAAAGCGTCTTTCAGTACTATTTTGGCTTTTCAAATACCACAAAGTAGAGCTTATATGCACTTAGATACAGTTTTTACTCAAATAGATCGTAGTACCTTCACGAGTTATAGCAATGATGACATGAGATTTACTATTTATGCTTTAACTTATAATGAGGACTCTGGGGATATTAGAGTTAATATTGAGAAAGCAAAATTAGAAGATATTTTAGGTTTCTATCTTGGATCTAAAGTTAATATAATAAATTGCGCTGGAGGAGATTTAATCCATGGGGCAAGAGAACAGTGGAATGATGGTGCTAATACTTTAGCAATAGCTCCGGGAAAAGTTATAGTTTATTCTAGAAATCATGTTACTAATAGATTACTTGAAAAATTTGGAATTGAAGTCCATGAAATTCCTTCTGGTGAGCTTTCAAGAGGAAGAGGTGGCCCAAGATGTATGGCAATGCCTTTAATAAGGGAAGATATTTAATTTTTTAATTAAGGGAGGAAAGATTTATGTATAACTTACGAAACAGAAGTTTTTTAAGACTTTTGGATTTTACTCAGAAGGAAGTTGAATATTTACTTGAGTTGTCTCATAGCTTAAAAAAAGCTAAGTATACTGGAAATGAAGAGCAGAAACTTAAGGGAAAGAATATAGCTATTATTTTTGAAAAAGATTCAACAAGAACAAGGTGTGCATTTGAGGTTGCTGCTTATGATCAAGGAGCTAGGGTTACTTATTTGGGACCAACTGGCAACCAAATAGGAAAAAAAGAGTCAATTTCTGATACCGCAAGAGTATTGGGAAGAATATATGATGCTATCGAGTTTAGAGGATTTTCTCAGCGGGCTGTAGAAGATTTAGCTAAGTACTCTAATGTTCCGGTTTATAATGGGCTAACAGATATTGCTCATCCTACACAGGTGCTTGCTGACTTTATGTCTATTGAAGAGCATAAAGGATGTTTGAAAAATTTGAAAATTGTTTTTTGTGGGGATGGAAGAAATAATGTTGCTAATTCTTTGATGGAAGGATGTGCTTTAATGGGAATGGATTTTAGGATATTTGCCCCAAAAGAGCTTTTTCCAGATTCAGAATTGATAAACAGAGTAATAGACATAGCGGATAAGAATGGGGGTAGCATTACTATTTCTAGTTCTATAGAAGAAACAGTAAAAGATGTAGATATTGTTTATACTGATGTCTGGGTATCTATGGGGGAGTTTAATTGGGATGAAAGAATAAGGCTTCTAAAACCATATCAAGTTAATAAGGAACTTATGAAATTATCAAAGGAAGATGCGATATTTATGCATTGTTTACCTGCTTTTCATGATTTAGATACAGTGCTTGGCAAGGAAATATTTGACAAATATGGACTTGAGGGCATTGAAGTTACAGATGATGTTTTTGA
It contains:
- the arcA gene encoding arginine deiminase; the encoded protein is MKYLKPINVFSEIGHLKKVLLHRPGEELENLTPSIMHRLLFDDIPYLEVARQEHDAFADTLRNNGVEVIYIEDLISETISSDDKIKDKFISQFILEAGIRTENKTKALKDYFCNMTVKNLISKMIAGVTRDEFKNYKSDSLNYLVNSEYPLITEPMPNLLFTRDPFSSIGNGVTINRMKFKTRRRETIFADYIFKHHPIYKENVPILFTRDEDTTLEGGDELVLSRDVLAIGISERTESESVEKVAKKIFKAKASFSTILAFQIPQSRAYMHLDTVFTQIDRSTFTSYSNDDMRFTIYALTYNEDSGDIRVNIEKAKLEDILGFYLGSKVNIINCAGGDLIHGAREQWNDGANTLAIAPGKVIVYSRNHVTNRLLEKFGIEVHEIPSGELSRGRGGPRCMAMPLIREDI
- the argF gene encoding ornithine carbamoyltransferase — its product is MYNLRNRSFLRLLDFTQKEVEYLLELSHSLKKAKYTGNEEQKLKGKNIAIIFEKDSTRTRCAFEVAAYDQGARVTYLGPTGNQIGKKESISDTARVLGRIYDAIEFRGFSQRAVEDLAKYSNVPVYNGLTDIAHPTQVLADFMSIEEHKGCLKNLKIVFCGDGRNNVANSLMEGCALMGMDFRIFAPKELFPDSELINRVIDIADKNGGSITISSSIEETVKDVDIVYTDVWVSMGEFNWDERIRLLKPYQVNKELMKLSKEDAIFMHCLPAFHDLDTVLGKEIFDKYGLEGIEVTDDVFESSQSIVFDEAENRLHTIKALMIATLG